CATGGAGATGAAACACATCAATATGCAAAGCAGCGGATGACTATCGCAAAAAATGCAGCCCACCTTTTTTTGGACTCCATGGCAGAAGATGAAAATACACAAGTTGGTATTGTGAGTTTTTCAACCAATGCTTCGGTACGTTCTGAGATTAAAAACGTTGCAGACAATTTGCAAAACTTAAAAGGAACAATTAATCAATTGCGCTCTGGAGGCGGAACTAATATAGGCGATGGACTTCGTTTGGCAAAAAGCATGTTAAATAATGGGAATGATGCTGAAAAGTATGTTGTTTTCTTAGGAGACGGGAAGCCGACGGGATTTTCTTATGAGCGATATTATACCGACTGGCAAAGTCCGCGGGTCAACTTATTAGTAAATAATCGACGCTGGGAGAGAATGCGCCTATCAGATGTTGACTATTATTATGGAGCCGGTGAGACCGAAAAAACATTGGTCAATAGCGGTCAACTTGATTATGGTAACTATGCTTCTGATTATGCGCGCGTCATGTCCGGTGCACTAGATACCCAACAGATTAAAGGATATTACATTGGCTTTACAAAAGATGCAGATGTAGAAGGCTTGATATTAGACAGTGATACAAAAAACAGTAGCTTCCATTATGCAGAAACAGCCAATGACTTGGAAAAAATATATCAAGAGATTGCTAATGAGATTAAGTCTTCGGTATATTTACAAGATATTATCTTTGAAGAAACGCTGCCCCATGGATTAAAAATTAAGACGATTAATTATTTATCCGATGAACCCAAATTATCGCGTATATCTGAAGACAAAAAAGAGATTCATGCAGAATTTGGTAATAGAATCTATGTTCTTAACGATGAGCAGACAGCATATGTAGCAGATCCGATACGATTTAGCATGATTGTAGATGTTGCGTCTACAGGAGACTATATTATAGGAGCAAATAATAGTTCGGCATTTCATTATATTGATTTTGATACATCCCCAGGACACCAATACTTTGATGAAATCGCTTTTAAAGCGGTTATGAAAAACACAGATAATGTACTTACTATTGATACGCACTTAGATGCACCTACAAATCTTGTGGAAGCAGATAATGATGGCGTATATATACGAGCGACAAGCCAATACTTTGATATTGCAGGGGTTTATGCGACTTATTCTACGTCGGACGATATTAATGCACAAGACTATGAACGCGATCAAGCCACTGGTAATAGCTGGCCTGCCATTAATCCTGCGACCCCTGATAATGTGTATAACGCTACGGAGGCAGACCCGGATAATAATCCGGACACACCAGCGCCGGCAGATGTTGTTATCGGACAAATCCCTGTGAATAAAACAGGATATTATACGGTTTATGCAGTGGACATCTATGGAAACTACACAATACAGACAGTTTATATCATTGTAAAAATTGATTTGCCAGATATAATTTAAACTGTTACAATAGAAAAAAAGAGCACCGTCAGGGTGCTCTTTGCCCGTTAGCAAAAACGAAAAGGAGTGCATATATGTACGAACAAAGAAAAGACATTTTACAAGATCATAAAAAACGTAAAAAAATTCTCATGGATATTATATCCAGTAATGAATATAAACCTTTGAAGCTCAAAGGATTTAAAATACTACTTGGCCTTGATGACCAAGAGGTAAAAGAACTGGAGTTTTTATTAAACGAGCTTGTTACCGAAGGAAAACTCATTGTAACAAATAAACAAAAATATATTCTCAATGAAGATAAAAACTATTTGGTGGGCACATTTGTCTCCCATCCCAAGGGCTTTGGGTTTGTTGAGATTGAAGGACGGGATGATGATATATTTATCCCAGTGGATTTTACCAACGGGGCTTTTCATGGTGACACGGTATCGGTAAACATTAAAGTAGAAAAGTCCGGTGAGCGTCGTGAAGAAGGGGAAGTTGTTCAAGTTCTTAAGCGTGGAATTGATACGCTTATTGGGACGTTTCAAAAAAGTAAAAATTTTGGTTTTGTTGTTCCGGATCATAAAAAACTGACCAAAGATATATTTATACAAAATGGAAAAACCAATGGTGCCGTTAATGGACATAAGGTTGTTGTGAAGATACTTAACTGGGGACGTGAAGGTAAAAATCCAGAAGGTGTTGTTATGTCGATTATTGGACATATCAATGATCCTGAGACAGAGATTAAATCCATAATGATGGCCTATGGTCTAGCGACAGAGTTTTCTCAAGAGTTGATGGAAGAAGTCAAGCAGGTGCCGGATCAATTAACCCAAGAGATGATTGACCAAGAAGGTCATCGAGAAGACTTGCGTCAAGAGATGACGGTGACCATTGATGGTAAAGATGCCAAAGACCTGGATGATGCGATTACCTTAAAGAAAATATCCAAGGGGTTTGAACTTGGCGTTCATATTGCCGATGTGACGCATTATGTGCGAGAAGGGTCAGCCCTTGATCAGGAAGCTTTAGAGCGCGGCACAAGTGTGTATTTGGTGGACAGGGTTATACCGATGTTACCCCATCGCTTGTCCAACGGGATATGCTCTCTTAATGCGGGAGAAGACCGGTTTGCCCTAAGTTGTATTATGGAAATTGACCAAAAAGGAAAAGTAAAAAAACATCGAGTGGTTGAGACCATTATCAATGTGAATGAGCGCATGAATTATGATGATGTCAAACAAATTCTGGTGGACCATGATCTTGAATTGAAAAAGCGATATCATCAGCAGATGGACATGTTTAAAACGATGGAAGAACTACAGAAGATTTTGCAAGAGCGTAGACGTCAACGTGGCTCCATTGAATTTGATTTTCCAGAGGCTAAGTTCAACCTAGATGACAAAGGAAGAATTGTTGATATCTATCCATATGAACGGAGTGTAGCGACCAAGGTTATCGAGGAGTTTATGCTTTTGGCTAATGAAACGATTGCAGAAGAGTTTCACTGGCAAGAGATTCCTTTCCTCTATCGAAGCCATGAAGAACCCGATCCAGAAAAGATTCGTAACTTAACGGAGTTTATCCGTAACTATGGCTATAAATTAAAAGGAAAGGAACTTGAACCGCATCCCAAGGAGATTCAAAAACTTTTGGTTGAGATCGAAGGAAGCGAACAAGAGACTATCATTAGTCGATTAGCTCTTCGATCTATGAAACAGGCGAAGTATACAACTACAAGTGATGGACATTTTGGTTTGGCAACGGACTATTATACTCATTTTACTTCGCCGATCAGACGGTATCCGGATTTGCAGATCCATCGTATTATTAAGGATGTCATCAATGGACGTTTGGATGACAGGCGCTATGAGCATTATGAAGATATTATGGATAAGGTCGCGGCACAGACATCCAAATTAGAACGACGTGCTGAGGAAGTTGAACGGGAAGTATCGAAGTTCAAAAAAGCAGAATATATGGAAGATAAAATCGGACAGATGTTTCGTGGTGTTATCAGTGGCTTGACCAACTGGGGAATATATGTGGAACTTCCTAATACCATCGAGGGATTGATTCCGATGAATCGATTGACCGACGATTACTATAATTATGATGAAAAACACATGACGCTGATTGGAGAACGTAGTGGACGAATCTTTAGGTTAGGCGAACCTGTTATAGTAGAAGTCCTATCCGTGGATAAGCGCATGCGTACCATTGATTTTGGCATTCTCTATGAAGATGTCGACGACGAAGAGTAAAGATGTAGAATTTAGTAATAAAACTGTAATATCAGAACACTTGCATTTTGAGGTGAGTATGCTATAATAAAATGCACGTGTTCTGACACGTTGTGAACATGTAAAGATAGATAAGGTGGTGAACATATTGGCTAAATCAAAAGATGCCTATCGTTTAGTAGCACAAAACAAAAAAGCATATCACGACTATTTTGTCGAAGAAAAATTTGAAGCCGGTATTGTTCTTGCTGGAACTGAGGTAAAGTCTATGCGACAAGGAAAGGCTTCAATTAAAGAAAGCTATGTCCGTATTCGCAACAAAGAAGTCTTTATCCAGGGAATGCACATAACGCCTTATGAAAAGGGTAATATCTTTAACAAAGATCCATTGCGTGAGCGTAAGCTCTTACTTAACCGTTATGAGATTAATAAGCTTGAAGGCGCTATTGCGACGAAAGGTTATACCTTAATGCCGCTAAAAGTATACCTCAAGGGAAGTCTCATGAAGGTCGAGATTGGCCTATGCAAGGGTAAGAAAATCTATGACAAACGTCAAGATATTGCAAAAAAAGATCAACGTAGAGCTGCCGAAAAAGACTTCAAGGTGAAAAACCTATATTAAATCTTTTGGGTAAAAAGCTTGCCAGTACGGGGGTGTACTGGTTTCGACGGGGATTTTGAAGTCAGGGAAGCCATTCGCAGTTCCGGCGTCTGCGTCAACAAGCTGGAAAATATTTAAACGCTGAAGATAATAATTTAGCATTCGCAGCCTAAGGCTGCGTGTCAGCCTCTAATCACCCGCTGTTAGAGAATCTGGCATCGACTTTGCGGGGCACTTGCATGCCTAAGCTTTGCGGCTTGTAAAGACTATCATGAAGCTACTGAAGCGATAAGCCTGTCGGCCGGCGTATCGTAGAGGGAATGTCAAAAGACCAACTATAATGGTAGAAGTCTGATGGACGGATTTTCGGACAGGGGTTCGATTCCCCTCACCTCCACTATCTATATCCCTGCCCACCTTAAAATTAAGATGGACAGGGATTTTTTCGAACTCAAGTATATATTGTAATCTATAAAGAGAGTGTGAGACGAGAATGAAAATACGCGTGCCGAGTTATTACAAGGAGTTTAAATGCATAGCATCAGCATGTGAAGATACTTGTTGTGCAGGGTGGGATGTTGTAATTGATGCTAAAACCTATCAGGCCTATCAGAATATGGACGGTGCCTTTGGAGAACGCTTAAGAAACAAGATGATTGTTGATAAAGAAGGTGACAACATTTTTGTTTTAGATGGTATACGATGTCCGTTTTTAGATAAGGAGAATTTGTGTGACATACATAAAAATCTTGGAGAACAGTATCTTTGCCACACATGTAAGCAATATCCACGATATAGAGAAGAGTTTTTTGGCTTAAGAGAAATGGGGATTTCCTTATCTTGTCCTGAAGCGGCAAGAATAATACTAAGAAATCCTGCAGGAATTGAATTTGAACTTAGCGAAGATAGTGCGGTTTCTAAAGAGCTAAATGAGGGAGAAGAAGATATATTGCAGGAGTTTTTTCGGTGCAGAGAGACTATTTTTCAAATCCTAGAGACCAAGGATATGCCCTTAGGGATTAGAGCAGCGATTGTGCTTAAGTTTGTACAAGAGATTCAAGATAGAATAGATTTTAGTGAACTGAATGTCTTGCCTGAACTTAGACAAAAATATGAAGATAGTCACTTTATTTCGGAATTGGTTCAAAAATTATGTGCTTTTATGGGAGCAGATGACATAAAGTATCATAACGTACATGCGTATTTTAATACATACAGTAAGTTAGAGCATATCAACAGCGAGGATCCCTTAGAGCTCAATAGGATTTTAAGTATATACTGGACAAGTACTAGAGCAGGTCAAGGGCTTTATATTCAAAAGCATAAAGAATTTAATTGGTATTACATGCAGAAGATGGATGCATTTGAAAAGATTTTGGTGTATTTTGTCTATAGGTATTTTATGAAGTCGTTTTACGACTATGATATGTTATCAAAAATTAAAGTGGCACTGATGAGTACAATTATGGTTAAAGAACTGGCTGTCATAAGGTGGATAGAGAAGGGAGAGCTGAGTGAAAGTGATATGGTAGACATAAGTCATACGTATTCAAAAGATATCGAACACTTAGAAGAGAATATAGAAACTTTAGCGACAATTTTTGAAACAGAGGACGTATATACTGTTGATAAAATTATAGAAACCTTGATACATGAATTTTAAGTTGAGCAGACAAGACTATCATTTTCAAAAAACTAGAAAAAATATGGAATTTACGATAAAATAGTATCAACTATAAAATATTCTATAAAAGTAATCCGAGGTTATTTAATGATCAATAAAATGTTTAGTAAAACACCCAACGTATATTCTTATGACATAACAGAAGAAAACATTCAGCAAATTGGGAAAAACATTAAAGCAATCAATTATAAACGATTAGTGATATTTAGTTTTTTAACAATGGTATTAGAAGTTCTGCTAATTGTGTTTAATGATATCCCGGCTTTGACAAATCAAAAACATGGAGAGGGAATTGATCAGGCATACTTTCTCTTGCATGGAATTATATTGATGACTAGTTTAACGGTACTTATTCTTCTTAAGGTCTATAATAATCGCCGTGATAGCTATGTGTTTGATTTTATTGCAGAAGGAACTATTTTCATAGGGATGACTTGCATGGCTTTTATTGGAGTACTAGATCAGCTTGTTGTGGGACAGATTACATCCTATGTAACAATGTTGATTATCTGTGGTATTGCAATTCTTATCAAACCGCCCAAAAATTATATTGTCTATTCGATTCCGCACTTTATTTTTTTAATGCTAACATTTAAATTTCAACAAAACCCAAATATGCTAGTTGATGTTGCTGTCAATAGCACATTATATTACATGTGCGTTTTAGTTATATCAAAAATTGTATATGACAATCAAGTAGAACATATGCTTAAGAACATGATGCTTGAAGCATCAAACAAGCAGTTAGAATATCTATCTAATTATGACCATCTTACAAATTTGTATAATCGGCGTTATTTTGAGTCAGTGATTATACAAGAGATTACCGATAATCCAGCTTATGCATCGAGAAATATTATTGTTGGTATTATGGATATTGACCATTTTAAAAAGGTCAATGATGCCTATGGACATAAGGCTGGGGACAAGGTGCTTCAGGAAATTTCTAAGAGGATTAAAAAACACATAACAGGCAAAAATTCGTCATCAAGATGGGGAGGAGAAGAGTTTAGCTTTGTATTTATAGATATGACACGGGAGCAATGTCATACATTAGTCGAAGAACTTCGTGTTATAATTGAAGATATGATTGTCGAGTTTGAAAAATATTCGATTCGTATTACTTCGAGTTTTGGGTTGGCAAAACTTCAAGGCGTTAGGGAACAAGATGTGTCTATAGGATTTATACAAGCTGACAATGCTCTATATATTGCTAAGGAAAACGGAAGAAATTGTATACAATGGACAGATATTCAGTTGTAAGAATATCTGACTAACAATAATACACTATAAACCAACAATTTTAGACTGATGATATACCCTCTATCTTTATATAATAGTTATATAACTTAAATCGAATAGGGGGTTTTTTTATGAAAAAAATGGTGGTATTTTTGGTAAGCATTGCAATATGTTGGGGATTTATAGGTAATATAACTTTTGGGCAAGAGAATATTGAATCGAGTAATGAGGTGACTGTTTATCCGCTTTCAGATCAAACAAATGATAGGTATTGGGTCCTAGATGAAAACTTATCCGATGAGTTCAACGACCAGGTATTAAATATGGACAAATGGCAACCGATTCCATACACTTGGTCAGGAGCTTGGCGTTGGGAAGATAAGAATGTAAGTGTCTATGATGGTTCGCTTAGGCTAAGAGCGCAGTTTGACCAAAATACTCTATTAGATGAGACTCCAAATGGCTGGAGTAGCCATAATATGTATGATGGAGATTCAATAAATGGAGAATACATTACTTCAATCTATGGAGCTAGATCAGGAGATAATGCGTTGGTATATAGCAATTTTTTTCCAATATGGGTAAGAACGGATACGGTAATTGAAGGACTAGATCCAACAAAAACATATCAATTTTCGGCATATATTAAAAAGAGTGGAAATCAACCTGTGACACAAATGTTTGCAGTCGATCCTTCAAACATTCAAACGGTGCGTACAGAAGGTGTTCTAAATATTTATGAAAGTGTGGATTACGTAAAATATACAATGATAGATGTAACTCCCAGTCAAGACGGAAAATGTAAGATTGGATTTGAGGTGAAGGCAGATCCATATTCAAAAACGATTATTGATGATGTTTTTTTTGCAGAAGAAGGCACAAATACAAATTTGGCACCTAATTCGGGATTTGAAGATGTTACACCAATGAATTACTCTTCAGGTGGAATAATTAGTAGACAATCAATGAAGTATGGTTACATGGAGACACGTGCTCGAGGAGCACAGGTGTTACCGGGAACTTGTAGTGCTATATGGCTTTTAGGACGTACTCAACAGTGGGGGACAGAGATTGATGTCTTAGAGATTGGACAATCAGGTGTTGTCAATCAGATGGAGTATGCACTTCATACATTTAAGACGCCTAATTCTGTTTTAACTCCGATTCAAGATGTGAATCCGCACAGCTCGATTGGTATATATGATCCAAATACTGGAGAAGATGGTTTTAATCCTTCATCAGATTATCATGTATATGGTCTTGAATGGGGACCGGGATATCAGAATTTTTATATTGATGGAAAACTTAATGGACGCTATTATTCATCAAGTGCAGGGCAAGAAGCGATTGCAGGAGATCCGGGATATGTCGGATGGCAAAAACAAACCGAGCATGCAGCTAATATGGATGCGATTCCTCAAAATTTATTATTGTCTTTAGGCTTACGTAATCCGTATTGGAATGTAGGAGACACAACTCCATTAGATACAGTGTTTGATGTTGATTATGTTCGAGTGTGGAGTAATGATAATCCAACAGCGACAGGAAATATTACAAGTATAAATGCAAAATATGGAAATATTGTTGTTCCATATGGAACAACAACAGAAGAACTTAGTACTAAAGTGGATAACATAGTTACAGTGATTCTTAATGATGACAAAGCGCTTGAAAATCAAAAGCATGTTCCGGTAATTTGGGATTTGACGGGATTTGACGGGACACAAGAAGGCACTATCTATGAAATGACAGGAACGTTAACTGACCTTCCAGTAGGCGTAACAAATACCAATGGCATTACAGCTCAATTGCACATATATATCCAACCCAAACCATTTATAGTCGATAAGGATACCTTGCAAATACTTGTTAATAGAGTATATGTCGAAGAAGAGTATAAAAAAGATTCTTGGGAAAATTATCAAATCAATAAAGGTGCGGCACAACTTATACTCGATTTGGAAAATCCAACAGTGATAGAAATTGAGCAAGCATATGAACAATTGATGTTGGCAATCAAGATGCTAGAGCGTTTGCCAAATCTAGAGGAACTTATTATTCAAGAATTTTATGAGGGGAACTATACATCGGTAAGTTGGAGTATATATTCTCAAGCACTGAGCGAGGCGAAAGTGGTAAATTCAAATGAACAAGCAACAGCGCTCGAGATTGAAACAGCATATAATAATCTGAAAGTAGCGATGGATGGACTGGAACGGTTACCAATGGGAACAAACCTTATATTAGGCAAACAAGCAACGTCAAATGTAGCAATAGATTATAGTATGGCTGCTAGTGATGGAAGCATTGATGAAACCCTCGGATGGGGTCCAAGTAGTGATAAGAGTGTTTATACAACAATCAATGCAGGAGTGGAAACAGGAGGAAGTGATAATGGTTATGAACAATGGCCGGGAGCATACCTCCAATATGATTTTGGTGAAGAAAAGGCAGTCAAGCAAGTGGAGGTCTACCGATTCTGGTATAATACAAGTCTA
This sequence is a window from Vallitaleaceae bacterium 9-2. Protein-coding genes within it:
- a CDS encoding VWA domain-containing protein, translated to MRKNANKKIIAWMMSFLICILGMQVDSLAGNVNVNVYDYKTIQGYSLGDAGAFGIFANTYEIAGSIESNFAAQTFIRQGNHTVGTKLNNGVAGNTETYLYVGNFDELTNAGINSEWVGPMNLNAPVSVFSVGEDYAVEKKADGKYYIRVPNHSIENKISDHPIEVLDNSNRTFDVQMVQSLRRLEAVAHNYMQLEATAGTMFDRSSWNQNSEGVNLEDGVNVFHIDVMDLTKYQDRSFVFDNIHRATQVIINVNIPRDYEETVVLRKNMDALSVYSEEVGKILWNFGDFDGTIEIGAMRGTVLAPNARIIGSSSATAGSLIGEYVYTQGTHYKNDFVKGDFEFEIPTFDYKATFAMDKTVNPSILEMDLENPELNTIEINYELSFDPVPADVVQIAKQKEVVLIIDTSGSMEWDIHGDETHQYAKQRMTIAKNAAHLFLDSMAEDENTQVGIVSFSTNASVRSEIKNVADNLQNLKGTINQLRSGGGTNIGDGLRLAKSMLNNGNDAEKYVVFLGDGKPTGFSYERYYTDWQSPRVNLLVNNRRWERMRLSDVDYYYGAGETEKTLVNSGQLDYGNYASDYARVMSGALDTQQIKGYYIGFTKDADVEGLILDSDTKNSSFHYAETANDLEKIYQEIANEIKSSVYLQDIIFEETLPHGLKIKTINYLSDEPKLSRISEDKKEIHAEFGNRIYVLNDEQTAYVADPIRFSMIVDVASTGDYIIGANNSSAFHYIDFDTSPGHQYFDEIAFKAVMKNTDNVLTIDTHLDAPTNLVEADNDGVYIRATSQYFDIAGVYATYSTSDDINAQDYERDQATGNSWPAINPATPDNVYNATEADPDNNPDTPAPADVVIGQIPVNKTGYYTVYAVDIYGNYTIQTVYIIVKIDLPDII
- the rnr gene encoding ribonuclease R, with protein sequence MYEQRKDILQDHKKRKKILMDIISSNEYKPLKLKGFKILLGLDDQEVKELEFLLNELVTEGKLIVTNKQKYILNEDKNYLVGTFVSHPKGFGFVEIEGRDDDIFIPVDFTNGAFHGDTVSVNIKVEKSGERREEGEVVQVLKRGIDTLIGTFQKSKNFGFVVPDHKKLTKDIFIQNGKTNGAVNGHKVVVKILNWGREGKNPEGVVMSIIGHINDPETEIKSIMMAYGLATEFSQELMEEVKQVPDQLTQEMIDQEGHREDLRQEMTVTIDGKDAKDLDDAITLKKISKGFELGVHIADVTHYVREGSALDQEALERGTSVYLVDRVIPMLPHRLSNGICSLNAGEDRFALSCIMEIDQKGKVKKHRVVETIINVNERMNYDDVKQILVDHDLELKKRYHQQMDMFKTMEELQKILQERRRQRGSIEFDFPEAKFNLDDKGRIVDIYPYERSVATKVIEEFMLLANETIAEEFHWQEIPFLYRSHEEPDPEKIRNLTEFIRNYGYKLKGKELEPHPKEIQKLLVEIEGSEQETIISRLALRSMKQAKYTTTSDGHFGLATDYYTHFTSPIRRYPDLQIHRIIKDVINGRLDDRRYEHYEDIMDKVAAQTSKLERRAEEVEREVSKFKKAEYMEDKIGQMFRGVISGLTNWGIYVELPNTIEGLIPMNRLTDDYYNYDEKHMTLIGERSGRIFRLGEPVIVEVLSVDKRMRTIDFGILYEDVDDEE
- the smpB gene encoding SsrA-binding protein SmpB yields the protein MAKSKDAYRLVAQNKKAYHDYFVEEKFEAGIVLAGTEVKSMRQGKASIKESYVRIRNKEVFIQGMHITPYEKGNIFNKDPLRERKLLLNRYEINKLEGAIATKGYTLMPLKVYLKGSLMKVEIGLCKGKKIYDKRQDIAKKDQRRAAEKDFKVKNLY
- the fliB gene encoding flagellin lysine-N-methylase, translating into MKIRVPSYYKEFKCIASACEDTCCAGWDVVIDAKTYQAYQNMDGAFGERLRNKMIVDKEGDNIFVLDGIRCPFLDKENLCDIHKNLGEQYLCHTCKQYPRYREEFFGLREMGISLSCPEAARIILRNPAGIEFELSEDSAVSKELNEGEEDILQEFFRCRETIFQILETKDMPLGIRAAIVLKFVQEIQDRIDFSELNVLPELRQKYEDSHFISELVQKLCAFMGADDIKYHNVHAYFNTYSKLEHINSEDPLELNRILSIYWTSTRAGQGLYIQKHKEFNWYYMQKMDAFEKILVYFVYRYFMKSFYDYDMLSKIKVALMSTIMVKELAVIRWIEKGELSESDMVDISHTYSKDIEHLEENIETLATIFETEDVYTVDKIIETLIHEF
- a CDS encoding GGDEF domain-containing protein, which gives rise to MINKMFSKTPNVYSYDITEENIQQIGKNIKAINYKRLVIFSFLTMVLEVLLIVFNDIPALTNQKHGEGIDQAYFLLHGIILMTSLTVLILLKVYNNRRDSYVFDFIAEGTIFIGMTCMAFIGVLDQLVVGQITSYVTMLIICGIAILIKPPKNYIVYSIPHFIFLMLTFKFQQNPNMLVDVAVNSTLYYMCVLVISKIVYDNQVEHMLKNMMLEASNKQLEYLSNYDHLTNLYNRRYFESVIIQEITDNPAYASRNIIVGIMDIDHFKKVNDAYGHKAGDKVLQEISKRIKKHITGKNSSSRWGGEEFSFVFIDMTREQCHTLVEELRVIIEDMIVEFEKYSIRITSSFGLAKLQGVREQDVSIGFIQADNALYIAKENGRNCIQWTDIQL
- a CDS encoding family 16 glycosylhydrolase, whose amino-acid sequence is MKKMVVFLVSIAICWGFIGNITFGQENIESSNEVTVYPLSDQTNDRYWVLDENLSDEFNDQVLNMDKWQPIPYTWSGAWRWEDKNVSVYDGSLRLRAQFDQNTLLDETPNGWSSHNMYDGDSINGEYITSIYGARSGDNALVYSNFFPIWVRTDTVIEGLDPTKTYQFSAYIKKSGNQPVTQMFAVDPSNIQTVRTEGVLNIYESVDYVKYTMIDVTPSQDGKCKIGFEVKADPYSKTIIDDVFFAEEGTNTNLAPNSGFEDVTPMNYSSGGIISRQSMKYGYMETRARGAQVLPGTCSAIWLLGRTQQWGTEIDVLEIGQSGVVNQMEYALHTFKTPNSVLTPIQDVNPHSSIGIYDPNTGEDGFNPSSDYHVYGLEWGPGYQNFYIDGKLNGRYYSSSAGQEAIAGDPGYVGWQKQTEHAANMDAIPQNLLLSLGLRNPYWNVGDTTPLDTVFDVDYVRVWSNDNPTATGNITSINAKYGNIVVPYGTTTEELSTKVDNIVTVILNDDKALENQKHVPVIWDLTGFDGTQEGTIYEMTGTLTDLPVGVTNTNGITAQLHIYIQPKPFIVDKDTLQILVNRVYVEEEYKKDSWENYQINKGAAQLILDLENPTVIEIEQAYEQLMLAIKMLERLPNLEELIIQEFYEGNYTSVSWSIYSQALSEAKVVNSNEQATALEIETAYNNLKVAMDGLERLPMGTNLILGKQATSNVAIDYSMAASDGSIDETLGWGPSSDKSVYTTINAGVETGGSDNGYEQWPGAYLQYDFGEEKAVKQVEVYRFWYNTSLDTVTFKDCIIQLSTDSNFDPTMTTTIFGGETGQDVIMGSDIAPDGSNRKAPQIITLDTPVQARYIRIIGKGHFNPWNINSARMSYSEIKVFEASK